The Pseudomonas parafulva genome window below encodes:
- the dut gene encoding dUTP diphosphatase — protein sequence MHALQAKILDPRLGTEFPLPQYATPGSAGLDLRALLTEDTVLEPGQTLLIPTGLSIYIGDPGLAAMILPRSGLGHKHGVVLGNLVGLIDSDYQGELMVSCWNRGNTAFTISVGERIAQLILVPVVQAHFDIVEAFDETQRGSGGFGHSGTR from the coding sequence ATGCACGCTCTTCAAGCCAAGATCCTCGACCCACGCCTGGGTACCGAATTCCCCCTGCCGCAGTACGCCACGCCCGGTTCCGCCGGTCTGGACCTGCGCGCCCTGCTCACCGAGGACACCGTCCTCGAACCGGGTCAGACCCTGTTGATCCCCACCGGCCTGTCGATCTACATCGGCGATCCGGGCCTGGCAGCGATGATCCTGCCGCGCTCCGGCCTGGGCCACAAACACGGCGTGGTACTGGGCAACCTGGTGGGCCTGATCGACTCGGACTACCAAGGCGAGCTGATGGTCTCGTGCTGGAACCGGGGCAACACCGCCTTCACCATCAGCGTCGGCGAGCGCATTGCCCAACTGATCCTGGTGCCCGTGGTGCAGGCGCATTTCGACATCGTCGAGGCCTTCGACGAAACCCAGCGTGGCAGCGGCGGCTTCGGTCACTCCGGTACCCGCTGA
- a CDS encoding CsgG/HfaB family protein: MKYASQGLVLAAAIALGSIAGCATETSTAVAVQQVESVNRPYSGVRTPIAVGKFDNRSSYMRGIFSDGIDRLGGQAKTILITHLQQTHRFNVLDRDNMGEIQQEAQIKGQSQRLKGADFVVTGDVTEFGRKEVGDHQLFGILGRGKTQIAYAKVALNIVNISTSEVVYSSQGAGEYALSNREVIGFGGTASYDSTLNGKVLDLAMREAVNKLVSAVDSGQWKPQAQ, from the coding sequence GTGAAATACGCATCACAAGGACTCGTGCTGGCCGCCGCCATCGCCCTCGGGTCCATCGCCGGCTGCGCTACCGAAACCTCTACTGCCGTGGCCGTTCAACAGGTCGAGAGCGTCAACCGCCCCTACAGCGGCGTGCGCACCCCGATCGCCGTCGGCAAGTTCGACAACCGTTCGAGCTACATGCGCGGCATCTTCTCCGACGGCATCGACCGCCTCGGCGGCCAGGCCAAGACCATCCTCATCACCCACCTGCAGCAAACCCACCGGTTCAACGTACTGGACCGCGACAACATGGGTGAGATCCAGCAGGAAGCGCAGATCAAGGGCCAGAGCCAGCGTCTGAAGGGCGCCGATTTCGTGGTCACCGGCGATGTCACCGAGTTCGGCCGCAAGGAAGTGGGCGATCACCAGCTGTTCGGCATTCTCGGCCGCGGTAAGACCCAGATCGCCTACGCCAAGGTGGCGCTGAACATCGTCAACATCAGCACCTCCGAAGTGGTGTATTCCAGCCAGGGCGCCGGCGAATACGCGCTGTCGAACCGCGAAGTCATCGGCTTTGGCGGCACCGCCAGCTACGACTCCACCCTCAACGGCAAGGTCCTGGACCTGGCCATGCGCGAGGCGGTGAACAAGCTGGTCAGCGCCGTGGACAGTGGCCAGTGGAAGCCACAGGCCCAGTAA
- the radC gene encoding RadC family protein, with the protein MNIREWPQDERPREKLLARGAAVLSDAELLAVLLGSGVAGRNVVDLARSLLARFGGLRPFLEADRAMLLREPGMGPVKYTQLQALLEVGRRYLDQTIERTSALENPAAVRRYLKAMLRHENSEVFACLFLDTKHRPVAFEILFRGTIDRASIYPREVVRRSLLHNAAALIICHNHPSGNCEPSEDDVRLTRTLKQALALIDVRVLDHVIVGDGEPLSMVEQGWIGG; encoded by the coding sequence ATGAACATCAGGGAATGGCCGCAGGATGAGCGGCCGAGGGAAAAGTTGCTGGCACGCGGCGCAGCAGTGCTGTCCGACGCCGAACTGCTGGCCGTGCTGCTCGGTTCGGGCGTGGCCGGGCGCAATGTCGTCGACCTCGCGCGAAGCCTGCTCGCGCGCTTCGGCGGGCTGCGCCCGTTTCTGGAGGCCGATCGCGCAATGTTGTTGCGCGAGCCGGGCATGGGGCCGGTGAAGTACACGCAATTGCAGGCGCTGCTGGAAGTGGGCAGACGCTATCTGGACCAGACCATCGAACGCACCTCAGCGCTGGAGAACCCCGCCGCCGTGCGCCGTTACCTCAAGGCCATGCTGCGCCATGAGAACAGCGAGGTATTCGCTTGCCTGTTCCTGGACACCAAGCACCGGCCGGTCGCGTTCGAGATCCTGTTTCGCGGCACCATCGACCGGGCGAGCATCTACCCGCGAGAAGTGGTGCGCCGCTCGCTGCTGCACAACGCGGCGGCGTTGATCATCTGTCACAACCATCCGTCCGGAAACTGCGAGCCGAGCGAGGATGACGTGCGCCTGACCCGCACCTTGAAGCAAGCGCTGGCGTTGATCGACGTCCGCGTGCTCGACCATGTGATCGTCGGTGACGGCGAGCCGTTATCCATGGTGGAGCAGGGCTGGATAGGGGGGTAG
- the argB gene encoding acetylglutamate kinase, whose protein sequence is MTLDRDAASHVAEVLSEALPYIRRFVGKTLVIKYGGNAMESEELKTGFARDIVLMKAVGINPVVVHGGGPQIGDLLKRLSIESHFIDGMRVTDSATMDVVEMVLGGQVNKDIVNLINRHGGSAIGLTGKDAELIRAKKLTVSRQTPEMTTPEIIDIGHVGEVVGVNTELLNMLVRGDFIPVIAPIGVGANGESYNINADLVAGKVAEALKAEKLMLLTNIAGLMDKQGQVLTGLTTEQVNELIADGTIYGGMLPKIKCALEAVQGGVNSSHIIDGRVPNAVLLEIFTDSGVGTLITNRKRA, encoded by the coding sequence ATGACCCTCGATCGCGACGCCGCTTCCCATGTAGCCGAGGTTTTGTCCGAAGCGCTGCCCTACATCCGCCGCTTCGTCGGCAAGACCCTGGTGATCAAGTACGGCGGCAACGCGATGGAGAGCGAAGAGCTCAAGACCGGCTTCGCCCGGGACATCGTGCTGATGAAGGCGGTAGGCATCAACCCGGTGGTGGTGCATGGCGGCGGCCCGCAGATCGGCGATCTGCTCAAGCGCCTGTCGATCGAGAGCCACTTCATCGACGGCATGCGCGTCACCGACTCGGCGACCATGGATGTGGTGGAGATGGTGCTGGGCGGTCAGGTGAACAAGGACATCGTCAACCTGATCAACCGTCACGGCGGCAGCGCCATCGGCCTGACGGGCAAGGACGCCGAGCTGATCCGCGCGAAGAAGCTCACCGTCAGCCGCCAGACCCCGGAAATGACCACGCCCGAGATCATCGACATCGGTCATGTCGGCGAAGTGGTCGGGGTCAACACCGAGTTGCTGAACATGCTGGTACGCGGCGACTTCATCCCGGTGATCGCGCCGATCGGCGTGGGCGCCAACGGTGAGTCGTACAACATCAACGCCGACCTGGTGGCGGGCAAGGTGGCCGAGGCGCTGAAAGCCGAGAAGCTGATGCTGCTGACCAACATTGCCGGCCTGATGGACAAGCAGGGCCAGGTGCTCACCGGCCTGACCACCGAGCAAGTCAACGAACTGATCGCCGACGGCACCATCTACGGCGGCATGCTGCCGAAGATCAAGTGCGCACTCGAGGCGGTGCAGGGCGGCGTCAACAGCTCGCACATCATCGACGGTCGCGTACCGAACGCGGTGCTGCTGGAGATCTTCACCGACAGCGGCGTCGGCACCCTCATCACCAACCGCAAACGCGCCTGA
- the pyrE gene encoding orotate phosphoribosyltransferase produces the protein MQPYQRDFIRFAIDRGVLRFGEFTLKSGRTSPYFFNAGLFNSGSALAQLGRCYAAAIVDSKIPFDVLFGPAYKGIPLAAATAVALAEHHQIDVPWCFNRKEAKDHGEGGSLVGAPLAGEVLIIDDVITAGTAIREVMQIIQAQQARAAGVLIALNREERGNGELSAIQEVERDFGMPVVSIVSLTQVLEFLADDPQLKQHLPAVEAYRAQYGI, from the coding sequence ATGCAGCCGTATCAGCGCGACTTCATCCGTTTTGCCATCGATCGCGGCGTGCTGCGCTTCGGTGAATTCACCCTGAAATCGGGGCGTACCAGCCCGTACTTCTTCAACGCCGGTCTGTTCAACAGCGGCTCGGCCCTGGCCCAGCTGGGACGTTGCTATGCGGCGGCCATCGTCGACAGCAAGATCCCCTTCGACGTGCTGTTCGGTCCGGCCTACAAAGGCATTCCGCTGGCCGCCGCCACGGCGGTGGCGCTGGCCGAGCATCATCAGATCGACGTGCCCTGGTGCTTCAACCGCAAGGAAGCCAAGGACCACGGCGAGGGTGGCAGCCTGGTCGGCGCTCCCCTGGCGGGCGAGGTGCTGATCATCGACGACGTGATCACCGCAGGCACCGCGATCCGCGAAGTCATGCAGATCATCCAGGCCCAGCAGGCACGCGCCGCCGGTGTGCTCATCGCGCTGAACCGCGAGGAGCGTGGTAACGGTGAACTCTCGGCCATCCAGGAAGTGGAGCGTGACTTCGGCATGCCAGTGGTCAGCATCGTTTCCCTGACCCAGGTACTGGAATTCCTGGCCGATGATCCGCAGCTCAAGCAGCACCTGCCGGCGGTCGAGGCCTATCGAGCGCAATACGGGATCTGA
- a CDS encoding DUF4810 domain-containing protein, which translates to MSITRSAWRTGAGLLLASALLAGCNTPKPLYQWESYQPQVREYFNDQSKEEQVIALERDLEKIKAKNGAVPPGYHAQLGLLYSSLGKDDQMIQEFRTEKALFPESATYMDFLMKNATQGAKP; encoded by the coding sequence ATGAGCATCACCCGCTCGGCCTGGCGCACTGGCGCCGGCCTTCTGCTGGCCAGCGCCCTGCTGGCCGGCTGCAATACGCCAAAACCGCTGTATCAATGGGAAAGCTACCAGCCCCAGGTGCGCGAGTACTTCAACGACCAGTCCAAGGAAGAACAGGTCATCGCCCTGGAGCGCGATCTGGAGAAGATCAAGGCCAAGAACGGCGCGGTGCCGCCGGGCTATCACGCGCAACTGGGCCTGCTCTACTCGAGCCTGGGCAAGGATGACCAGATGATCCAGGAATTCCGTACCGAGAAAGCGCTGTTCCCTGAGTCGGCGACCTACATGGACTTCCTGATGAAGAACGCCACGCAAGGAGCCAAGCCGTGA
- the rpmB gene encoding 50S ribosomal protein L28, giving the protein MSRVCQVTGKGPVTGNNISHANNKTRRRFLPNLQHHRFWVESEKRFVRLRVSAKGMRVIDKRGIDVVLAELRARGEKF; this is encoded by the coding sequence ATGTCGAGAGTCTGTCAAGTTACCGGTAAGGGTCCGGTAACCGGGAATAACATTTCCCACGCAAACAACAAAACCCGTCGTCGTTTCCTGCCGAACCTGCAGCATCACCGTTTCTGGGTCGAGTCCGAGAAGCGTTTCGTGCGTCTGCGCGTTTCCGCCAAAGGCATGCGCGTCATTGACAAGCGTGGTATCGACGTAGTGCTGGCCGAGCTGCGCGCTCGCGGCGAAAAGTTCTAA
- a CDS encoding cupin domain-containing protein encodes MSIDRIIDFAQALTEAERYRPAAEKILKGDPDQAVYNHYSSPCGQFAAGVWEGELGQWTVNYTEHEYCEIVQGVSVLRDEDGNTKTLRAGDRFVIPAGFKGTWEVLEPCRKIYVMFEQR; translated from the coding sequence ATGAGCATCGACCGCATCATCGATTTCGCCCAAGCCCTGACCGAGGCCGAGCGCTACCGCCCAGCGGCGGAAAAGATCCTCAAGGGTGATCCCGACCAGGCCGTGTACAACCACTATTCCAGTCCTTGTGGGCAGTTCGCGGCAGGGGTCTGGGAAGGTGAGCTGGGGCAGTGGACGGTGAACTACACCGAGCACGAATACTGCGAGATCGTCCAGGGCGTATCGGTGCTGCGCGATGAAGACGGCAACACCAAGACCCTGCGCGCGGGTGATCGCTTCGTCATTCCGGCCGGTTTCAAGGGCACCTGGGAGGTGCTGGAGCCGTGCCGCAAGATTTATGTGATGTTCGAGCAACGCTGA
- the rpmG gene encoding 50S ribosomal protein L33, translated as MRELIRLVSSAGTGHFYTTDKNKRTTPDKIEIKKYDPVVRKHVVYKEAKIK; from the coding sequence ATGCGTGAATTGATCCGTCTGGTTTCGAGTGCTGGCACTGGCCACTTCTACACCACCGACAAGAACAAGCGCACCACCCCGGACAAGATCGAGATCAAGAAATACGATCCGGTCGTTCGCAAGCACGTGGTGTACAAGGAAGCCAAGATCAAGTAA
- a CDS encoding I78 family peptidase inhibitor codes for MSIEKTTGQAIETCGTAMTDTQVNEAMQSLIGKTYTDAIRDELKQTTGRPVTGPADIVTRELNPQRINLRTDAQGVISGVDFG; via the coding sequence ATGTCCATCGAAAAGACCACCGGCCAAGCCATCGAAACCTGCGGCACCGCCATGACTGACACCCAAGTCAACGAAGCCATGCAGAGCTTGATCGGCAAGACCTATACCGACGCGATTCGTGACGAGCTGAAACAGACCACTGGCCGTCCGGTCACCGGGCCAGCCGACATCGTCACCCGTGAGCTGAATCCTCAGCGCATCAACCTGCGTACCGACGCGCAGGGTGTGATCAGCGGTGTCGACTTCGGTTGA
- a CDS encoding GFA family protein: MNEVHEGGCHCGALRYRLVGTLEDVAHCHCSICRRVSGALVVTWVTVPRTAFTWLAGQPKHYLAPASCTRMFCDRCGAHVALETTHSPSSLDVTVATLDRPEQVRANRHIWTESRLSWLHLDEHLPSEAQEQL, translated from the coding sequence ATGAACGAAGTCCATGAAGGTGGGTGCCATTGCGGCGCCCTGCGCTATCGATTGGTGGGGACCCTTGAGGATGTCGCCCATTGCCATTGCTCGATCTGTCGGCGGGTCAGCGGCGCTCTGGTGGTGACCTGGGTCACCGTCCCTCGTACCGCATTCACCTGGCTGGCGGGCCAGCCGAAGCATTATCTGGCGCCGGCCAGTTGCACGCGGATGTTCTGTGACCGATGTGGCGCACATGTGGCGCTGGAAACGACGCACAGCCCATCAAGCCTGGATGTAACGGTGGCGACGCTGGATCGACCGGAGCAGGTCAGGGCCAACCGGCATATCTGGACCGAAAGCCGCCTGTCGTGGCTGCACCTGGACGAGCATCTGCCCAGCGAGGCGCAGGAGCAGCTGTAA
- a CDS encoding ABC transporter substrate-binding protein, giving the protein MRVAALSVLFTSLFVAGLAQAAPLSVCTEASPEGFDVVQYNSLTTTNASADVLMNRLVEFDAGQGKVVPSLAQAWTVSDDGLTYDFTLRDGVKFHSTDYFKPTRTLNADDVLFSFQRMLYPAHAWHKTAPGGYPHAQSLQLGSLIKSIEAPDPQHVRFVLSHPDATFLATLSMGFASIYSAEYADKLLKAGTPEKLNSQPIGTGPFVFQRFQKDAVVRYRANPDYFDGKPAVDPLIFAIATDPNVRLQKLKRNECQVALSPKPLDITEATQDGSLKVASTPAFMTAFVALNSEHPPLDKPEVRQAINLAFDKSAYVKAVFDDTATAANGPYPPNTWSYAKDLPGYSLNLKKAKALLTKAGLGEGFSTTIWTRPSGSLLNPNPSLGAQMLQADLAKVGIKAEIRTIEWGELIRRAKAGEHDLLFMGWAGDNGDPDNFLTPQFSCAAVKSGTNFARLCDSRLDQLINAGRTTNDQSVRSRLYQQAQTLIQQQALWLPLAHPTAATLLSKRVEGYQVSPFGRVDFSKVSVER; this is encoded by the coding sequence ATGCGCGTCGCCGCCCTTTCCGTTCTGTTCACTTCCCTGTTCGTCGCGGGCCTGGCCCAGGCAGCGCCGCTGTCGGTGTGCACCGAGGCCAGCCCCGAAGGTTTCGATGTGGTCCAGTACAACTCGCTGACCACCACCAATGCCTCGGCCGATGTGCTGATGAATCGCCTGGTCGAGTTCGACGCTGGCCAGGGCAAGGTGGTGCCGAGCCTGGCGCAAGCCTGGACCGTGTCCGACGATGGCCTGACCTACGACTTCACCCTGCGCGATGGCGTGAAATTCCACAGTACCGACTACTTCAAGCCTACCCGCACGCTGAACGCCGACGACGTGCTGTTCAGCTTCCAGCGCATGCTGTATCCGGCCCACGCCTGGCACAAGACCGCGCCGGGCGGCTATCCGCATGCCCAGTCGCTGCAACTGGGCAGCCTGATCAAGTCGATCGAGGCGCCTGACCCGCAGCATGTACGCTTCGTCCTGAGCCACCCCGACGCCACGTTCCTGGCCACGCTGAGCATGGGCTTCGCTTCGATCTACTCCGCCGAATATGCCGACAAGCTACTCAAGGCCGGCACCCCGGAGAAGCTCAACAGCCAGCCGATCGGCACCGGCCCGTTCGTTTTTCAGCGCTTCCAGAAGGACGCGGTGGTGCGCTATCGCGCCAATCCCGACTATTTCGACGGCAAGCCTGCGGTCGATCCGCTGATCTTCGCCATCGCTACCGACCCCAACGTGCGCCTGCAGAAGCTCAAGCGCAACGAGTGCCAGGTGGCGCTCTCGCCCAAGCCACTGGACATCACCGAAGCCACCCAGGACGGCAGCCTCAAGGTCGCCTCCACCCCGGCCTTCATGACCGCTTTCGTCGCCCTGAACAGCGAGCACCCGCCGCTGGACAAGCCTGAGGTGCGCCAGGCCATCAACCTGGCCTTCGACAAGTCGGCCTACGTCAAAGCCGTGTTCGACGACACCGCCACCGCCGCCAACGGCCCCTACCCGCCCAACACCTGGAGCTACGCCAAGGACTTGCCCGGCTACAGCCTGAACCTGAAAAAGGCCAAGGCGCTGCTGACCAAAGCGGGCCTGGGCGAGGGCTTCAGCACCACGATCTGGACCCGACCTTCGGGCAGCCTGCTCAACCCCAACCCCAGCCTCGGCGCGCAGATGCTCCAGGCCGACCTGGCCAAGGTCGGCATCAAGGCCGAAATCCGCACCATCGAATGGGGCGAGCTGATCCGCCGCGCCAAGGCCGGCGAGCATGACTTGCTGTTCATGGGCTGGGCGGGCGACAACGGTGACCCGGACAACTTCCTCACGCCACAGTTTTCCTGCGCGGCGGTGAAGTCCGGGACCAACTTCGCACGCTTGTGCGACAGCCGCCTGGATCAGTTGATCAACGCTGGGCGTACCACCAACGACCAGAGCGTGCGCAGCCGCCTGTACCAGCAGGCGCAGACCTTGATCCAGCAGCAGGCGCTGTGGCTGCCCCTGGCTCACCCCACTGCCGCGACCTTGCTCAGCAAGCGCGTGGAGGGGTATCAGGTGAGTCCGTTCGGGCGCGTGGACTTCAGCAAGGTGTCGGTGGAGCGTTGA
- a CDS encoding DUF799 domain-containing protein yields MVGACVLALFAGCAERKTTDYAAFKQSRPKSILIVPPLNNSPDVKASYSMLAQVTYPLAEAGYYVMPVALVAETFRQNGMTTPADIHELPAAKLREIFGADAGLYVTVSDYGTRYMVLSSATIVTASAKLVDLKTGATLWTGAASASSEEGRQNQGGLVGMLITAAVNQIISSVQDDAGYPIAGITSARLLSPNPNGGILYGPRSPKYGTD; encoded by the coding sequence CTGGTCGGCGCCTGCGTGCTGGCCCTGTTCGCCGGCTGCGCCGAGCGCAAGACCACCGACTACGCCGCCTTCAAGCAGAGCCGGCCGAAGTCGATCCTGATCGTGCCGCCACTGAACAACTCGCCGGACGTCAAAGCCAGCTACAGCATGCTGGCGCAGGTCACCTATCCGCTGGCCGAAGCGGGCTACTACGTGATGCCGGTGGCGCTGGTGGCCGAGACGTTCCGCCAGAACGGTATGACCACCCCAGCGGACATCCATGAGTTGCCGGCCGCCAAGCTGCGCGAGATCTTCGGCGCCGATGCCGGGCTGTACGTGACCGTCAGCGACTACGGCACCCGCTACATGGTGCTGAGCAGCGCAACCATCGTCACCGCCAGCGCCAAGCTGGTCGACTTGAAAACCGGCGCCACCCTGTGGACCGGCGCGGCCTCGGCCTCCAGCGAAGAAGGCCGGCAGAACCAGGGCGGACTGGTCGGCATGCTGATCACCGCAGCGGTGAACCAGATCATCTCCAGCGTGCAGGACGACGCGGGCTATCCGATCGCCGGTATCACCAGCGCCCGGCTGCTGTCGCCGAACCCCAACGGCGGCATCCTGTACGGGCCGCGCTCGCCGAAGTACGGCACCGACTGA
- a CDS encoding exodeoxyribonuclease III, whose translation MRIISVNVNGIQAAAERGLLSWLQAQNADVICLQDTRASAFELDDPAFQLDGYFLYACDAEVPAHGGVALYSRMQPKAVITGLGFETADRYGRYLQADFDKVSIASLLMPSGMNGDEDLNQKFKLMDDFAKYLDKQRRKRREYIYCGSLYVAQQKLDIKNWRDSQQSPGFLPPERAWMDAIIGEMGYVDALREVSREGDQYSWWPDNEQAEMLNLGYRFDYQILTQGLRRCVRNARLPRQPRFSQHAPLIVDYDWTLTI comes from the coding sequence ATGCGGATCATCAGTGTGAACGTGAATGGCATTCAGGCTGCGGCCGAGCGTGGTTTGCTCAGCTGGTTGCAAGCCCAGAATGCCGACGTCATCTGCCTTCAGGATACCCGCGCCTCGGCCTTTGAACTCGACGACCCAGCTTTCCAGCTCGATGGCTATTTCCTTTATGCCTGCGACGCGGAGGTGCCCGCCCACGGTGGCGTGGCGCTCTACTCGCGGATGCAGCCCAAGGCAGTCATCACCGGCCTGGGCTTCGAGACAGCCGACCGCTACGGACGTTACCTGCAGGCCGATTTCGACAAGGTCAGCATCGCCAGCCTGCTGATGCCTTCGGGCATGAACGGCGACGAAGACTTGAATCAGAAATTCAAGTTGATGGACGACTTCGCCAAGTACCTGGACAAGCAGCGCCGCAAGCGCCGCGAGTACATCTATTGCGGCTCGCTGTACGTGGCGCAGCAGAAGCTCGACATCAAGAACTGGCGCGACAGCCAGCAGTCGCCCGGCTTCCTGCCGCCCGAGCGCGCCTGGATGGACGCCATCATCGGCGAAATGGGCTACGTCGATGCCCTGCGCGAAGTCAGCCGCGAAGGTGATCAGTACAGCTGGTGGCCGGATAACGAACAGGCCGAGATGCTCAACCTGGGCTATCGCTTCGACTACCAGATCCTCACCCAGGGCCTGCGCCGCTGCGTACGTAACGCGCGCCTGCCACGCCAGCCGCGCTTCTCCCAGCATGCGCCGCTGATCGTCGACTACGACTGGACGCTGACCATCTGA
- the coaBC gene encoding bifunctional phosphopantothenoylcysteine decarboxylase/phosphopantothenate--cysteine ligase CoaBC — MQRLYRKRIVLGVGGGIAAYKSAELIRRLLEHGAQVRVVMTRGGAEFITPLTLQALSGHPVHMDLLDPAAEAAMGHIELAKWADLVLIAPATADLMARLAQGMADDLLTTLVLATDATVAVAPAMNQAMWRDPATQDNLALLERRGIQVFGPASGSQACGDVGLGRMLEATDLAWCAAETFKRQSLTGKHVLITAGPTQENIDPVRYITNHSSGKMGFALAEAAVEAGARVTLVTGPVHLATPDRVTRIDVVSARDMLAACEAAMPCDLFIASAAVADYRPEVVAPQKLKKDPTSGDGMLLQMVRNPDILATLAGRADRPFSVGFAAETEHLLDYATRKLKDKNLDLIVANDVANPSIGFNSEENALTVIDRQQHQTLFAQTSKGKIARQLVAFIAERLNQVQ, encoded by the coding sequence ATGCAGCGGCTGTATCGCAAGCGCATCGTTCTCGGCGTGGGTGGCGGCATTGCCGCCTACAAGAGCGCCGAGCTGATTCGCCGACTTCTGGAACACGGCGCGCAGGTGCGCGTCGTCATGACCCGCGGCGGGGCCGAGTTCATCACCCCGCTGACCCTGCAGGCGCTCTCCGGTCATCCGGTGCACATGGATCTGCTCGACCCTGCCGCCGAAGCGGCCATGGGGCATATCGAACTGGCCAAGTGGGCCGACCTGGTGCTCATCGCCCCGGCCACCGCCGACCTCATGGCGCGCCTGGCCCAAGGCATGGCCGACGACCTGCTGACCACCCTGGTGCTGGCCACCGACGCCACCGTCGCCGTGGCACCGGCCATGAACCAGGCCATGTGGCGCGACCCGGCCACCCAGGACAACCTGGCGCTGCTCGAGCGCCGGGGCATCCAGGTGTTCGGTCCAGCCTCCGGCAGCCAGGCCTGCGGCGACGTGGGCCTGGGCCGTATGCTCGAAGCCACCGACCTGGCCTGGTGCGCCGCCGAAACCTTCAAGCGCCAGTCGCTGACCGGCAAGCACGTGTTGATCACCGCCGGCCCCACCCAGGAAAACATCGATCCGGTGCGCTACATCACCAATCATAGTTCCGGAAAGATGGGCTTCGCCCTGGCCGAGGCGGCGGTCGAAGCGGGGGCTCGGGTGACCCTCGTCACCGGCCCCGTGCACCTGGCGACCCCCGACCGGGTCACCCGTATCGACGTGGTGAGCGCGCGGGACATGCTCGCCGCCTGCGAAGCGGCCATGCCCTGCGACCTGTTCATCGCCTCGGCGGCGGTCGCGGACTACCGCCCGGAAGTGGTTGCCCCGCAGAAGCTCAAGAAAGACCCTACGAGCGGCGACGGCATGCTGCTGCAGATGGTGCGTAATCCGGATATCCTTGCCACCCTCGCCGGCCGCGCCGACCGTCCGTTCAGCGTCGGCTTCGCCGCCGAGACCGAACACCTGCTCGATTACGCCACGCGCAAGCTCAAGGACAAGAATCTCGACCTGATCGTCGCCAACGATGTGGCCAACCCCAGCATCGGCTTCAACAGCGAAGAGAACGCCTTGACCGTGATCGACCGCCAGCAGCACCAGACCCTCTTCGCGCAGACCAGCAAGGGCAAGATCGCCCGCCAACTGGTCGCCTTCATCGCCGAACGGCTCAATCAGGTTCAATGA